GGCGACGACCCCCGGGCGCTCGCCGTGAACGCGGCCGGCACGGAAGTCTACGCGGTCGTGCTCGAGTCGGGGAACAAGACGACGACCCTCTTCCACGATCTCGTGAACGCGGGCGGGGGCCTCCCGCCGCCCAGCCCGCCGCGGGACCCTGCGCTCGGGACGGCCCCGGAAGTCGGTCTCATCGTCAAGTTCAACACTGCGAACGGGCGGTGGCAGGACGAGACGGGCAAGGACTGGAGCGGGTTCGTCAACTTCACGCTGCCGGACAACGACGTCTTCGTGATCTCGGCGAGCGCGCCGACACCGTCCGTCGTGCGGACGGTGAGCGGCGTCGGGACGATCATCTACGACGTCGCCGTGAACCCGCAATCCGGGAACCTCTACGTACCCAACACGGACGCCCGCAACCTCGTCCGCTTCGCGCCGAACCTGCGCGGCCACCTCGTCCAGACCCGCGTCTCGATCGTGAACCCGGCGACCGGTGCGACGACCCACGTGGACCTGAACCCGCACATCAACTACGCCGTCACCCCCGGACCGGCCTCGGAGATCGCGCAGAGCCTCTCGCAGCCCGGCCAGGGGGTCTTCAGCGCCGACGGCAGCCGGTACTACCTGACCGCCTTCGGGTCGGCCAAGGTCGCCGTGCTGAATGCCGCGGGCACGGTGACGGCGCGCATCGCCGTCGGCGGCGGGCCCAGCGGGGTGGCCCTGAAGGAGTCGGCGGCGCGCCTCTACGTCATGAACCGGTTCGACAACACGATCTCGATCGTGGACACGAGCACGAACGCGGCGGTCGGCGCGATCGGCGTCGCCGGGCCGGCCCAGTTCGACCCGAGCCCGGACGTCATCAAGGCGGGCCGCAAGTTCCTCTACGACGCGCAGCTCACCTCCGGCCACGGCGACGTCGGCTGCGCAACGTGCCACGTCTTCGGCAATTTCGACAACATCGCGTGGGACCTCGGCAACCCTCAGGGCGCCTTCCTGCCCTACTCCGAGGCGCCGTGGGTGCGCTTCGATCCCCTCGGCCCCTCGCAGTCGGGCTTCGACCCGATGAAGGGCCCCATGACGACGCAGACCCTGCGCGGGCTCAAGACCCTCGAGCCTTTCCACTGGCGGGGGGATCGGCAGAACTTCCAGGCCTTCAACGTCGCCTTCGACGAGCTCATGGGGCGCGGCGGGCCGATCCTCGCCTCCGAGATGCAGGCCTACACCGACTTCATCATGACGGTGCACTTCCCGCCGAACCCCTTCCGCAACCTCGACGACACGATGCCGAACGCGATCACCGTGCCGAGCCAGTCGGGCGGCGGCGCCACCGCCACCGGTAATCCGAACAACGGGGCAGACGCCTTCTCCAATCTCCTCCTCGACTCCAACGTCTTCTCGTGCGCGCGTTGCCACGCGCTCCCCGAGGGGACGTCGCGCGCCCTCTTCAACGGGAACGCCGAGGGCGAGAGCCAGGACTTCAAGATCCCGCACCTCCGCAACATGTACGAGAAGATCGGCTTCGACGTGATCCGGCCGAACCTGCAGAGCGGCAATGCAGCGAACATCGGTCTCCCGACGCAGAAGAAGGGCTTCGGCTTCATCCACGACGGCAGCGTCAGCCTGACGGAGTTCCTGGCCGCCCCCGTCTTCACGAGCACGACCCAGCAGGAGCGCGATCTCTTCGCGTTCATGCTCGCCTTCCCGACCGAGTCCGTACCCGCCGTGGGGCGGCAGGTGACCGCCGACGCGGGCAACAAGAACAGCACGGGCGTGACCTCGACGATCAACACGCTGATCGCGCAGGTCGGTGCGAGCCGGTGCGACCTGGTCGTGAAGGGCGTGATCGGGGGGACCGCGAAGGGCTGGGTGTACGACCCATCGGTCGGCAAGTTCGTCCCCGATTCGCTGCTCGATCCGATGCTCACCGAGAGCGAGCTCCGGGCCTCCATCGGATCGGGCGATGCTCTCACCTACACGGGGGTGCCACCGGGCGCGGGGGTCCGGCTGGGCATCGACCGCGACCGCGACGGCTGGCTCGACCGCACCGAGGTCGCCGTTCACACCGATCCCGCCGATCCGCGGAGCAATCCGTGGCGCTGGCAGTGAGGCCCCGGCCTCTCCTCCTCGTGGCGGGCGTTGCCGTCCTGGGCGGCGGCGCGCTTACCTGGGTCGTCGGCCGGCGCCTTCCCGTCCAGGAGACGCGGCGGTTCCTCACGGCGCCGGTCGAGGTGGGTGAGGTGCCTCCCGCTCCGCAGGGCGCGCCCGAGCCGGCGGGCCCGGCGGATGTCGCGCGGCGTTACGCCGCCGCGGAGCAGTCCTTCCACGCCGGACAGTACCGCGCCGCGGCCGAGAGCTTCGCCTGGGTGGTCGCTCACGATCCCGCGGGCCCCGAGGCCGGAGCGGCACAGTGGAACCTCACGCGCAGCCGGCTGCGGAGCGGAGACGCCACGGCGGCGCTCGACGCCTTCCAGAAGCTCCTCCGCCACTACGCTGGTTATCTCGGCGAGCAGGCGCCCGCGCTGCGCGAGGGCCTCGAGCTGATGGAGCGGGGCGATCTTCCCGGGGCGCGCGCCGCCTTCGAGCGCATGGTGCGCGAGCAGCCGGACAGCGAGTTCGTGCCGGTGGCGCACGCGCTCGTCGCCCGCATCCACTGGAGCTGGGGCGAGCCGATGGAGGCGGTGCGGGCCTTCGGCCGGATGTTCGCGTCCGTGAAGGACCCGGTCCCCGCGTATGCGACGCTCGCGCACGAGCTCGATAGTTATGCGCAGGGCGCCCCGGACGCGCCGGAGAACTTCGCGCGTCTGGCGCGGAATGGCAGCGAGGGCTTCCGCCACATCTACCAGTACCTCGCCGCGCGGAGCCTCCTCGAGCACGACCGTTTCTCGGCCACCCGCGAGGCCCTCGAGCGCCTGCGTCGCGACCACCCCGACGGCGACTTCACGCACATCGTCGACCTCGAGCACGCGTGGAACCTGCTGCGCAACCGCCGCCCCGCCGAGGCGCTCGCGATCTTCGAGCGGCTCGAGGGGACGCCGGCCCCGGAGACGGACCGCGCGTTCGACGAGTTCTTCGACATCCGCGCCGAGCTGCCGCTCGGCGTCGCCCGCTGCCAGCTCGCGCTCGGGCACCCGGCCGAGGCCGTGGCGGCGTTCGAGCGCGCGCTGGCCCAGAACCCCCGCGGGATGTACGCCGTCGAGGACCAGGTCGGGCTCGCCTCGGCCTACGAGGGTCTCGGTCAGCTCGACCGGGCCGCGGCCGCGCTGCGCGACGTGATCGAGAAGCACCCCGATGAACCGAACCTCTGGGCACTCCGCCAGCAGCTCGCGCGCATCGAGGATCGGCTGGCTGCAGCACGCTAGTCGGCGTCCGCGTCGCAAGCGCACCTTGCTCCACCCCCGGGCGCCTGCTAAGAAACACCATGGCACATCCGAAGGGGTTCATCCGCGACGCCGGGTGGGCCCCTTCGCGCGTTTGGGGGAGGGCGCATGGTGCCGTCTGAGCTGCGCGAGGGCCTCACCTTCGACGACGTGCTGCTCGTCCCCACCGCCTCGGCCATTCAGCCGCGCGACACCGACGTCTCGAGCCCGCTCACGCGCTCGATCCGGCTCAACATCCCGCTCCTCAGCGCGGCCATGGATACGGTCACGGAGGCGCGGACGGCGATCGCGATGGCGCAGGAGGGCGGTCTCGGCGTCATCCACCGCAATCTGGCCGTCGCAGCCCAGGCCCTCGAGGTCGAGAAGGTGAAGAAGTCCGAGAGCGGCATGATCGTCGACCCGGTGACGGTGCACCCCGAGCAGCCGATCGCCGAGGCGCTCTCGATCATGCAGCGCTACCGCATCTCCGGCCTGCCGGTCACCCGCGGCGGCCAGCTGGTCGGCATCCTGACCAATCGGGACCTGCGCTTCGAGAAGCGTCTCGACCGCACCGTGGGCGAGGTGATGACGAAGGAGCGGCTCGTCACCGCCCAGCCGGGCGTCACGCTCGAGGAGGCGAAGGAGATCCTGCACCGCTACCGGATCGAGAAGCTGCCGGTGGTCGACGAGCGGAATCAGCTCCGCGGCCTCATCACGGTCAAGGACATCGAGAAGGCGATCCGCTACCCCAACGCCGCCAAGGACGACCTCGGGCGGCTCCGCGTCGGGGCCGCGATCGGCACCGGCCCCGACCGCGAGGCGCGCGCGGAGGCGCTCGTGCGCGCCGGCGTGGACGTGCTGGTGGTCGACACGGCCCACGGGCACTCGGACGCGGTCCTGGAGACCGTGCGCGCCGTGAAGAGCGCCTTTCCGAAGGTCGACCTGATCGCCGGCAACGTCGCCACGGCCGAGGGCAGCGCCGCGCTGGTCAAGGCCGGCGTGGACGCGGTCAAGGTCGGCATGGGCCCGGCCTCGATCTGCACCACGCGCGTCGTCTCGGGCGTGGGGGTGCCGCAGCTCACCGCGATCGCCGACGCGGTGGGGCCCGCGGGGCGCGCGGGTGTGCCCGTCATCGCCGACGGCGGCATCAAGTTCTCGGGCGACGTGACCAAGGCGCTCGCCGCCGGCGCGGACACCGTGATGATCGGCGGCCTCTTCGCCGGCACCGAGGAGAGCCCGGGCGAGACCATCCTCTACCAGGGGCGCACCTACAAGCTCTACCGCGGCATGGGATCGCTCGAGGCCATGCGCGAGCGCGAGGGCAGCCGCAACCGTTACTTCCAGGACGAGGAGGCCGACGAGCTCGGCACGAAGCTCGTGCCCGAGGGCATCGAGGGCCGCGTGCCGTACAAGGGCGCGCTCTCCTTCATCGTGCAGCAGCTGGTGGGCGGGCTGCGCGCCGGGATGGGGTACCTCGGCGCGGGCAGCCTGGCCGAGCTGCGCCGGAACGCTCGCTTCGTGCGCGTCTCGCCGGCCGGGCTCAAGGAGAGCCACGTGCACGACGTCTACATCACGAAAGAGGCCCCCAACTATCGCCTCGAGTAGCCGAATTCGGACGGAGGCCGAGCGCGAGAGCGCTCACGCTTGGCCGACGGGGTCTGGGGGCATCGGAAGCGCGGAGCGAGTGAGCACTGGACGGGCCCCCAGGTCAAAATGATCCTGATCCTCGACTTCGGCTCGCAGTACACGCAGCTCATCGCCCGGCGCGTGCGCGAGCTGCGCGTCTACTGCGAGATCCACCCCTTCGACCTGCCGCTCGACGCGCTCCGCCGCCTGGCGCCCGAGGGCATCATCCTCTCGGGCGGCCCGGCCAGCGTGTACGACGAGGACGCGCCCCGGCCGGCGCCCGCCGTCCTCGAGACGCTCATGACGGGCACGCCCCCCGTCCTCGGCATCTGCTACGGGATGGGCGTCCTCAATCGAGCCTTCGGCGGCGAGGTGCAACGCGCCACGCGCAAGGAGTTCGGCCCCGCCGACCTGCGCATCACACGCTTCGACCCGCTGCTCGCGCTGGGCGGCCGCTCGACGCGCGTGTGGATGAGCCACGGCGACCAGATGACGTCGCTCCCCGACGCGTTCGAGACCCTCGCCGCGAGCGACAACTCCCCGCACGCCGCCTTCCGCCACCGCGAGCGCCCCATCTACGGCCTCCAGTTCCACCCCGAGGTCACCCACAGCGTCGACGGGAAGCAGGTGCTGCGCAACTTCCGTGGCCGGCGCGTCATCTGCGGGCTCTCGGGCGGCGTCGACTCGGCCGTGACCGCCGCCCTCATCCACCGCGCCATCGACGAGCGGCTCACGTGCATCTTCGTCGACAACGGCCTCCTGCGCGCCGGCGAGGCCGAGGAGGTGCTGCGGGTCTTCCGCGACACCATGGAGCTCGACGTGCGCCACGTCGACGCCGGGGAGCGCTTTCTCCGCAACCTGCGCGACGTCGAGGATCCCGAGCGCAAGCGGCGCACCATCGGCGTCACCTTCATCGAGGTGTTCGAGGAGGAGGCGAAGCGCATCCCCGGCGCCGGCTTCCTTGCCCAGGGAACGCTCTACCCCGACGTCATCGAGTCCGTCTCGGTGCGCGGCCCTTCCGCGACCATCAAGAGCCACCACAACGTGGGCGGCCTCCCCGAGCGGATGCGCCTCGAGCTGCTCGAGCCGCTGCGCGAGCTGTTTAAGGACGAGGTGCGCGATCTCGGGCGCGTGCTGGGGGTGCCGGAGGAGATCGTCGGCCGCCAGCCCTTCCCGGGGCCCGGGCTCGCCGTCCGCATCATCGGCCCCGTCGATGCCGCGCGGCTCGCGATCCTGCGCGGCGCGGATGCGATCGTACAGGAGGAGATCCGCGCGGCCGGCCTCCACGACGACCTCTGGCAGGCGTTCGCCGTCCTCCTGCCGGTCAAGACGGTGGGCGTCATGGGCGACGAGCGCACCTACGAGAACGTGATCGCCGTCCGCGCCGTCACCTCGACCGACGGCATGACGGCCGACTGGGCGCGGCTCCCCGCCGACCTCCTCGCCCGGCTCTCGAGCCGCATCATCAACGAGGTGGAGGGCGTGAACCGGGTCGTGTACGACATCTCCTCGAAGCCGCCGGCGACCATCGAGTGGGAGTAGGGCGGTCGCCGCCAGCCGGCACCGGCGGTCGGGCCGCCCGGCTGCGTCCTTCATCGTCCCGTCGCCTCACCCGGACAGGGAGGTAGGGCCCCGCCGATGGCTCGGCCGGCGTCAACCTTCGGCTCGCGTCGGTCGTCGTGCAGGTGAGCATGGGAGCCGGAAGGAACGGACAGCGAATGACGCAGCGGATCAGTACCCTGGTTCTGACCGTCACCCTCATCGTATCAGCGGCGACCGCCCACGCAGACTGGCCGGGTGGTGGTCTCGGAAAGCACCACGGCAAGTTCTGGAAGAAGGAGAAGGTTCGCGAGAAGCTCCAGATGAGCGACGACGAGGTGCGGTACCTCGAGCAGATATTTGCCCGCCATCAGGGCGCGCTCACCGACCTCGACGCAGAGGTCAACAAGGCGAAGACCCGACTCGATACGCTGCTCGGGGATGATCGGGCGGACGACGCGCGGGTCTTGGCCGAGGTCGATGCGCTCGAGCAGGCCCGTGCCAACCTC
The Deltaproteobacteria bacterium genome window above contains:
- a CDS encoding tetratricopeptide repeat protein — its product is MALAVRPRPLLLVAGVAVLGGGALTWVVGRRLPVQETRRFLTAPVEVGEVPPAPQGAPEPAGPADVARRYAAAEQSFHAGQYRAAAESFAWVVAHDPAGPEAGAAQWNLTRSRLRSGDATAALDAFQKLLRHYAGYLGEQAPALREGLELMERGDLPGARAAFERMVREQPDSEFVPVAHALVARIHWSWGEPMEAVRAFGRMFASVKDPVPAYATLAHELDSYAQGAPDAPENFARLARNGSEGFRHIYQYLAARSLLEHDRFSATREALERLRRDHPDGDFTHIVDLEHAWNLLRNRRPAEALAIFERLEGTPAPETDRAFDEFFDIRAELPLGVARCQLALGHPAEAVAAFERALAQNPRGMYAVEDQVGLASAYEGLGQLDRAAAALRDVIEKHPDEPNLWALRQQLARIEDRLAAAR
- the guaB gene encoding IMP dehydrogenase, coding for MVPSELREGLTFDDVLLVPTASAIQPRDTDVSSPLTRSIRLNIPLLSAAMDTVTEARTAIAMAQEGGLGVIHRNLAVAAQALEVEKVKKSESGMIVDPVTVHPEQPIAEALSIMQRYRISGLPVTRGGQLVGILTNRDLRFEKRLDRTVGEVMTKERLVTAQPGVTLEEAKEILHRYRIEKLPVVDERNQLRGLITVKDIEKAIRYPNAAKDDLGRLRVGAAIGTGPDREARAEALVRAGVDVLVVDTAHGHSDAVLETVRAVKSAFPKVDLIAGNVATAEGSAALVKAGVDAVKVGMGPASICTTRVVSGVGVPQLTAIADAVGPAGRAGVPVIADGGIKFSGDVTKALAAGADTVMIGGLFAGTEESPGETILYQGRTYKLYRGMGSLEAMREREGSRNRYFQDEEADELGTKLVPEGIEGRVPYKGALSFIVQQLVGGLRAGMGYLGAGSLAELRRNARFVRVSPAGLKESHVHDVYITKEAPNYRLE
- the guaA gene encoding glutamine-hydrolyzing GMP synthase codes for the protein MILILDFGSQYTQLIARRVRELRVYCEIHPFDLPLDALRRLAPEGIILSGGPASVYDEDAPRPAPAVLETLMTGTPPVLGICYGMGVLNRAFGGEVQRATRKEFGPADLRITRFDPLLALGGRSTRVWMSHGDQMTSLPDAFETLAASDNSPHAAFRHRERPIYGLQFHPEVTHSVDGKQVLRNFRGRRVICGLSGGVDSAVTAALIHRAIDERLTCIFVDNGLLRAGEAEEVLRVFRDTMELDVRHVDAGERFLRNLRDVEDPERKRRTIGVTFIEVFEEEAKRIPGAGFLAQGTLYPDVIESVSVRGPSATIKSHHNVGGLPERMRLELLEPLRELFKDEVRDLGRVLGVPEEIVGRQPFPGPGLAVRIIGPVDAARLAILRGADAIVQEEIRAAGLHDDLWQAFAVLLPVKTVGVMGDERTYENVIAVRAVTSTDGMTADWARLPADLLARLSSRIINEVEGVNRVVYDISSKPPATIEWE
- a CDS encoding periplasmic heavy metal sensor, encoding MQVSMGAGRNGQRMTQRISTLVLTVTLIVSAATAHADWPGGGLGKHHGKFWKKEKVREKLQMSDDEVRYLEQIFARHQGALTDLDAEVNKAKTRLDTLLGDDRADDARVLAEVDALEQARANLGKARVTMLLEMRRVLTPAQRNTLAELEDDD